A portion of the Anthonomus grandis grandis chromosome 19, icAntGran1.3, whole genome shotgun sequence genome contains these proteins:
- the LOC126747142 gene encoding ionotropic receptor 25a yields the protein MDFSWSGNEYAQEIVANMSIPYIHVDVSIGPYLVLLDSYLDARNSTDILIIFDKEEYIDQALYHWLESSRLRMVMAEPLKAATATRIKNIRPIPTSFAIMASTANMNKLVEQAISNDLLTLSDRWNFIFTDFQSSNFNRDLLENKTSSILYFHDELCKDLLQKESCPQNFNMQEQFLYWLAFNIQRVAKSMIQSNEQFPLDRFVCKDTVYPDSTRQKFDELLELMMGENAKIFSCLGNTIRVNVRGNIEKMDNGSFEVIAQYKNGDLQLQPGKKIQPIKAFYRIGITHALPWSFKEKHPETGEEYWTGYCADFASKIAETMNFDFEFVEPKEGTFGEKVNGTWNGVVGDLAIGDTDLAVTAIIMTADKEEVIDFVAPYFEQTGITIVMRKPVRKTSLFKFMTVLKLEVWLSIVAALIVTGFMVWFLDKYSPYSARNNKKAYPYPCREFTLKESFWFALTSFTPQGGGEAPKALSGRTLVAAYWLFVVLMLATFTANLAAFLTVERMQAPVQSLEQLARQSRINYTVVQDSDTHQYFINMKFAEDTLYRMWKELTLNASTDDTRYRVWDYPIREQYGHILLAINDSIPVQNASEGFRITNERLDADFAFIHDSSEIKYEISKNCNLTEVGEVFAEKPYAVAVQQGSHLQDDLSKVILDLQKERFFEYLQAKYWNNSARGDCPSTDDNEGITLESLGGVFIATLFGLALAMVTLAGEVLYYRRKGLKEKQKTVLEKSKNLPENMIRSFKPPKKVSPPTLDKFNIGKTITIGSSFKPVRPNENLTKEMESVNISHISLYPKARNRISRVE from the exons ATGGATTTTTCATGGTCCGGCAACGAGTATGCCCAAGAAATCGTCGCCAACATGAGTATCCCTTATATCCACGTCGACGTGTCCATCGGACCTTATTTGGTTCTCTTGGACTCGTATCTGGATGCGAGGAATTCCAccgatattttaattatttttgataaggAGGAAT ATATTGATCAAGCCTTGTATCATTGGTTAGAGTCGAGCAGATTGAGAATGGTAATGGCTGAGCCTCTTAAGGCTGCAACAGCCACCAGGATTAAGAATATTAGACCTATACCTACTAGTTTTGCTATTATGGCCAGTACTGCTAATATGAATAAGTTAGTTGAGCAG GCTATCAGTAATGATCTCCTCACCCTCTCCGACCGCTGGAACTTCATTTTCACCGACTTTCAATCATCAAACTTCAACAGAGACCTCCTGGAAAACAAAACCTCCTCGATCCTCTATTTCCATGACGAACTGTGCAAGGATTTGCTCCAAAAAGAGTCGTGCCCTCAAAACTTTAATATGCAAGAGCAGTTTTTGTATTGGCTGGCCTTTAACATTCAGAGGGTGGCAAAGAGTATGATCCAGAGTAACGAGCAGTTCCCTCTGGATCGTTTCGTGTGTAAAGACACCGTTTATCCAGATAGTACCAGACAGAAGTTTGATGAACTATTGGAGCTGATGATGGGGGAGAATGCCAAGATTTTTAGTTGTCTCGGAAACACTATTAGGGTGAACGTTAGAGGAAATATCGAGAAGATGGATAATGGAAGTTTTGAGGTTATAGCCCAGTATAAAAATGGAGATCTCCAACTGCAACCAGGAAAAAAGATTCAGCCTATTAAAGCGTTTTATAGAATAGGAATTACTCAT GCTTTACCGTGGTCCTTTAAAGAGAAACATCCAGAAACTGGGGAGGAATATTGGACCGGGTATTGCGCGGACTTTGCCAGCAAAATTGCGGAAACTATGAATTTCGATTTTGAGTTTGTGGAACCTAAAGAGGGCACCTTCGGGGAGAAAGTTAACGGGACCTGGAACGGGGTGGTTGGGGATTTGGCCATAGGG GATACTGACTTGGCTGTAACAGCCATAATAATGACCGCCGACAAAGAGGAGGTCATTGATTTCGTAGCTCCTTACTTTGAGCAAACTGGAATAACTATAG ttatgaGGAAGCCTGTAAGGAAAACTTCCCTCTTTAAGTTTATGACAGTGCTTAAATTGGAGGTTTGGTTAAGTATTGTGGCTGCCCTAATAGTGACTGGTTTTATGGTCTGGTTTCTGGATAAATACTCTCCCTATAGTGCTAGGAATAATAAGAAGGCTTATCCATACCCTTGCAG ggaGTTTACCCTTAAAGAAAGCTTCTGGTTCGCCTTAACATCTTTTACTCCTCAAGGGGGAGGCGAGGCCCCAAAGGCCCTATCGGGACGAACCTTGGTAGCCGCCTATTGGCTCTTTGTCGTATTAATGTTGGCCACTTTTACTGCTAACTTAGCAGCCTTTTTGACTGTGGAAAGAATGCAG gctccAGTGCAGTCTCTGGAACAATTAGCCAGACAATCGAGAATCAATTATACGGTGGTCCAGGACTCTGATACtcaccaatattttattaatatgaaaTTTGCCGAAGATACTTTGTATAG AATGTGGAAGGAATTAACGTTAAACGCCTCCACGGATGACACAAGATACCGGGTCTGGGATTATCCAATCAGGGAGCAATATGGGCACATTTTGTTGGCCATCAACGACTCGATTCCCGTGCAAAACGCTTCTGAAGGGTTCAGAATCACCAACGAAAGATTGG atgccGATTTTGCCTTTATCCACGATTCAAGTGAAATTAAGTATGAAATCAGTAAGAATTGTAACCTCACCGAGGTCGGTGAGGTGTTTGCGGAAAAACCTTATGCGGTGGCTGTGCAACAGGGCAGCCATTTGCAGGACGACTTGAGCAAAGT gattttagATCTTCAAAAAGAGCGCTTTTTTGAATATTTGCAAGCCAAGTACTGGAATAATTCTGCAAGGGGTGACTGTCCCAGTACTGACGATAACGAGGGTATTACCCTCGAGAGCTTAG GTGGTGTATTTATTGCGACCCTGTTCGGGTTGGCATTGGCAATGGTCACTTTGGCAGGTGAGGTGTTGTATTACAGGCGAAAGGGCTTAAAAGAAAAGCAAAAAACCGTATTGGAAAAGTCGAAGAATTTGCCGGAAAATATGATTCGATCGTTCAAACCCCCGAAGAAGGTCTCCCCACCCACCCTGGATAAGTTTAACATTGGAAAAACGATTACTATCGGGTCCAGTTTTAAACCTGTAAGGCCCAATGAGAATTTGACAAAGGAGATGGAAAGTGTCAATATATCGCATATTTCTTTATATCCTAAAGCGAGGAATCGTATTTCCAGGGTGGAATAA
- the LOC126747143 gene encoding leucine-rich repeat-containing G-protein coupled receptor 5-like — translation MRFQAACTIFFTLLQVTKFVSTLSCDKTFTYYEEYGQNSFNVSCSGITKGYEHLLENITITNEISLTLTDSILENVTPKLFKNVHDIKILHILNCSFEFDRRAAIFSELEKLESLAVKDTHLILDNVMLAGLGNLRHLVLSNNSLSGVEPGGFKSLENLEKLEIVDNHVAKLQDLPLCELKKLRTLNLRRNLITSLKLFHFFCLRRARPLDLQINSLPAVPNMYGSTYFNITYTYDLIELDLSENQIVDLGYSLDELGKLRLLNIGNNKLTSIKYAHFKWLTKLQKLIANSNQLRTVDSRIFVNKTQLTFIDLSNNQLESFSMQDVPQLKHLSLKSNHIVSISLSNLPSLKELDLSYNSLKSFDSASLTNVNMLVLRLTGNQIQLTPGCFQSLASLRYLGLNNNTLNDIPEQAFTSLKTLRILDLSWNNLKKLEKRVFVELVNLEMLNLSSNSIESLSYETLEPLKNLRSLDIAANKLVSIEYDIILSKLPWLSNINIKANQLSCNNLSKIIDYLKLKHIVYVNSETLDLDHLSQNVAGIPCKSAPTSDRLLVAEHSSGRGWLNFGLCLIGILVFILTSIVTYRFYIYLKRRRYRADEFELVVD, via the exons ATGCGTTTCCAAGCTG CCTGCACGATTTTCTTCACCCTTCTTCAAGTGACCAAGTTCGTCAGCACCCTCAGCTGCGACAAGACCTTCACCTACTACGAAGAATACGGCCAAAATAGCTTCAACGTCAGCTGCAGCGGCATCACCAAGGGCTACGAACACCTCCTGGAAAACATCACCATCACCAACGAGATCTCGTTGACCCTCACCGATTCGATATTGGAAAACGTCACGcctaaactatttaaaaacgtCCACGACATCAAAATCCTCCATATATTGAACTGCAGTTTCGAATTCGACCGTAGGGCGGCCATCTTCAGTGAACTGGAGAAGCTGGAGAGTTTGGCAGTGAAGGATACCCATTTAATTTTGGACAATGTGATGCTGGCTGGGCTGGGGAACTTGAGGCATTTGGTGCTAAGCAACAATAGTTTATCCGGTGTTGAACCCGGAGGGTTTAAGTCCTTGGAAAACTTGGAGAAACTGGAAATTGTGGATAACCATGTGGCGAAGCTGCAAGATTTGCCGTTGTGCGAGCTGAAGAAGTTGCGCACCCTAAATTTGCGAAGGAACTTAATCACTTCTTTGAAACTGTTTCATTTCTTTTGCCTGAGGAGGGCCAGACCTCTGGATCTACAGATCAACAGCTTACCAGCCGTACCAAACATGTATGGCAGCACCTATTTTAACATAACGTACACATATGATTTAATTGAATTAGATTTAAGTGAGAACCAAATAGTAGACTTAGGATACTCTCTGGACGAGTTAGGTAAGCTGCGACTTTTAAACATAGGGAATAATAAGCTGACCAGTATCAAGTATGCTCATTTTAAATGGCTGACGAAGCTACAGAAGCTTATTGCAAACAGCAACCAGCTCAGGACAGTGGACAGTAGAATATTTGTGAACAAAACCCAACTAACCTTCATAGATTTATCCAATAACCAACTGGAATCTTTTAGTATGCAAGATGTTCCTCAGCTAAAGCATTTAAGCCTAAAAAGCAACCATATAGTAAGCATATCTCTAAGTAACCTACCTAGCTTAAAGGAATTGGATTTGAGCTACAATAGCCTCAAAAGCTTCGACTCAGCTTCACTGACAAACGTGAACATGCTGGTCTTACGCCTCACAGGCAACCAGATTCAACTTACCCCTGGATGCTTCCAGAGCCTCGCCTCACTGAGGTACCTTGGTCTAAACAATAACACCTTGAATGATATCCCAGAGCAAGCATTCACCAGTCTCAAGACCCTAAGAATATTGGACCTATCATGGAATAACTTGAAAAAGCTTGAAAAGCGAGTGTTCGTTGAACTGGTGAACTTGGAGATGCTCAATCTGTCCTCTAACTCCATAGAGTCTTTATCCTACGAAACTTTGGAACCTTTAAAGAATCTTCGAAGCCTAGACATCGCCGCCAACAAGCTGGTTTCAATTGAATACGACATTATTTTGTCAAAGCTTCCATGGCTAAGCAATATTAACATAAAAGCCAATCAGCTGAGCTGCAACAACCTTTCAAAAATCATAGATTACTTGAAGCTGAAGCATATCGTGTATGTGAACAGTGAAACTTTGGACCTGGACCATTTGAGCCAGAACGTAGCAGGGATCCCTTGCAAATCTGCCCCCACCAGCGACAGGTTGCTGGTAGCTGAGCACAGCAGCGGGAGAGGCTGGTTGAATTTCGGACTGTGTCTGATAGGAATTTTAGTGTTTATTTTAACCAGCATTGTCACCTACaggttttatatttatttaaagaggAGACGTTACAGGGCAGACGAGTTCGAGCTAGTTGTAGATTAA